One Peromyscus leucopus breed LL Stock chromosome 20, UCI_PerLeu_2.1, whole genome shotgun sequence genomic region harbors:
- the LOC114696540 gene encoding LOW QUALITY PROTEIN: 60S ribosomal protein L37a-like (The sequence of the model RefSeq protein was modified relative to this genomic sequence to represent the inferred CDS: inserted 1 base in 1 codon; substituted 1 base at 1 genomic stop codon), whose translation MREPEKLLVPVTWLKCTKKVVIIGKYGTCSGPSLQKIVKKIEISQQAIHLHTCFFCGKTNIKRQAVGIWHXSVPGXKQWLRPTASVTVKSAITRLEELKDHRCAAISDLTSLQ comes from the exons aTGAGAGAACCTGAGAAATTGCTGGTTCCAGTGACATGGCTAAAATGCACCAAGAAAGTAGTGATCATTGGGAAATATGGGACCTGCTCTGGTCCTTCCCTCCAGAAAATAgtgaagaaaattgaaatcagcCAGCAAGCCATACACTTGCACACTTGCTTCTTCTGTGGAAAGACCAACATCAAGAGACAAGCTGTTGGCATCTGGC TCTCTGTTCCTGGATGAAAACAGTGGCTTAGACCTACAGCTTCTGTCACAGTCAAGTCTGCCATCACAAGACTGGAGGAACTGAAAGACCATAGATGTGCTGCCATTTCAGACTTGACTAGTCTgcaataa